GTTTGTGCAGGAAAATATTACATATATGTTTCCAAAGacgataaaaaaacaaaacagaaccCATCCGATATGTTCAAAATCTGTTAACATTTGCATTGGTGGAGGTTCATGCATCGGACGcgttccagaggatgatttacgcacttcccagcaagtcttgcggttagcacagctgtgtgagtgaacatgaccactgcccgcccactgcatacacacgtgcatggttaaatttgaatttggacagatatatttacaataaaaacaccttcttaaggttggtcgatttcacattttatgttatctacagaaggtgtggattatccttcatgcatacatcactttagatctgaaatcgaccaactaataatgacacacgggcaattctaaaacaacatcttttgcacaatgggagttcaatgggatttgaaaagtaaagtggcagttgaaactctagtgataacacttttacagtgcatgatggggcttccttaaatcatcctctggacgcGTTCTGTAGGTGTTCAAATTATTCAGATTAAACATTAATTTGTAGAGTCAATTAATTGCTATGATAACTGGGCTTATTATGAAATCGTCATCAGAAGATTTTCCTATAGAACACTTCAGACGAATCTGAGAAATTTGCACTGTACTCCGATACGCCTTAAAATCTTACTCATTTTACCCCCTTTGTTTCATAGTTGTTATCAGCACATGAAAAttataacatttcaaaatattcagAAATTCTATGAATAAATTGGCTTCCACAATTAAAATGGTTCGAATGCAGAAAACTCGTCATTTAAATTCTCAATACGACCGGCatttaatatcttttaatattTAAGATGACCGCGAATAACAATAATCTTAGGTATATCtttgttattttttcttttcATGTCTTCTTATTTTAGGAATTAATGGTCAGTGGCTATCACAACGAAAATGGCCGACACTTCTACGAGACCAACAATTGACTTCTCTTCATTGGTGGAAGTCTTGCAAGAAGGATACCAAGAAGCAGCCATCGTTCAACCAGGTCCACCCATCGAGATCTTCGCTCAACGTGCTGCTCCGACTGTAATCTTCAAGCCTCTGCAGCAAACCAGTGGAAAGTATTACTATGAGTGCAAGACACACACTGGAGGCTATATGCAGATCGGATGGGCTGACCAGAACTTCAAGCCTAAGATAACAGAAGGTAAAGGCGTTGGGGATGATGCCCATTCTTGGGCCTATGACGGTTACCGCTGTTTAAAATGGCATGATAATAAGAAACAGCAGTACGGTCAAAAGTGGAAGGCTGATGATGTCATCGGTATAGCGGTGGATGTTGACGCTGCTAAGATCAGTTTTTCGTTGAATGGGGCAGATTTAGGAATAGCATTTGAGGGTGTCACTTTCAAAGGCGGAATCTACCCTTGCATAACTTTACTTAGAGGAGAAAGAATCAGTCTATACTTTGGTCTAGAGGGGAATCCATTTTGTCACAAGCCTTCAAGCGGTTTCGTTCCGCTAACCATTACAGAAGATGCCACTTCCGCAGATACTGAATTCAACAAGTTTTCCAGTCACGCAACTGTTATCAGCATGGGATTATCAGAGGGCAGTTTCTCAGACTCTTTTGCCGGGGAAATTATGGTAACCATGATGGGGCGCGGGTTAGATTATGAGAAGAAGAAAAACGCACTCGTGGGAGCAGGGTATGATGCTACTCTCATTAAGACGGAGTTGAAAGAGTTTGATTTTGCGAGTAAGCTTACCCATTGTGACGCCATCGGTCTGACCAGAAATGAGGTGCTAGCCATTATTTGCTATACGCTAGAGAAGCCACCCGTCTATCGCTACTTCAACAGCGACAATCGAAAAGGTTACGCAGCAGATGGAATAGACTTCCCAATCTTATGGTATCTCCTCAAAGAAGCCTGTAGAAAAACTCTTGCATCTTTCCCTAAAACTGAACGTACCAAAGATCTTTACCGAGGAACGTCAGTCCCATTCTCGGCTTCTCCAGGTCAGATTATCCGATTCGGGGCTTTCACGTCAGCCACACAAAGTAAGAAAGTTGCTGATgaatttcaaaatcaacaaaatactaCAGGAACACAGTTTGTAATAACATCTAAACTAGGAGCACCGATTAAGTTTTTATCCGCGTATCCAGAAGAGGAGGAGGTGCTTATACCGCCTTATGAGGCTTTTGAGGTGGTCAGTGTGGAAGGTACAGCACGTATCTTTGTGAAGAGTGCTGTCCCAGATGAACTTGTAGATGAGTATATAAACGGGGGAGGTAGTGTATATGGTATGAAGTATCTGGAGAACAAACTTGAGCAACTTAAACTGGATTAGATAACGATTTGCGTATATGGTATGAAGCAACACACTGAAGGGTCtatttgttctattgtgtccgatttgagcgctgacatattggaaaatgttgccgattgggcgactttattgttaggtgcttttattcatacattgggcgtacaGATTCAGAAATATATAAttcgaaaaatatatattttgaaaaacttttgttttgtttattgctCGAAAAATAAGGGTTTGGGGGATTTGTTTCTCTCATTTATTCTGCATTGTACCTTCAACAGGGTCTGTTATTTTCTAAAGTTTTTTTAATAAGCTTGGGCATGAGTATTTCTAATTTGATTTAAACATAAGTTTTTCGAGAAactttgcttttcgcattgaaaCTTGGTTTATCGCTCGCAGAACCAGGTTTTAAATATCTGTTTCATCAACGAAAAaaatcgataaacttggtttcgTTTCTCGATTCAAAAACCAAGATTCTCGATTAACAAAGTAAAGATTTTAAACCTTGTTTATCGGTCGATAAATCTTGTTTTTCGATCAAAAAAGTTAGTTTTTCAAAAACCTTGCTTATCTACCAAGTAGACCAAGTTTTTCGATTCAAAaagaaaggttttgaaaaacttTGTTTCTCGAGCGATAAACTTAGTTTTTCGTAAAGAAACCTGGTTTATCTGTTGTTTCCCAggtaaaaacaaaatcaagaCTCTGCATTTTGCTTCATTTGGACAAAGATTTAATCCTCTCTTTTCAACAGACCAGTGATTTCAATGTATCACAAACTTAATTACACTATtatatatcataattatatattattctcGATTCCATCACCAATAAATAACGAATAAtttataacatgtttctgctatattttttttacttatccAGCTTGCTAAAACAATTGTATAGAAAAAGATATTTTGGAACAGAATCTGTACGACCCACCTTACAAGTTACATTGTTATTGAAATACTTTCACGTTCTGACTTCCTTTGTATTATATTACACGCTTTACCCTCTGTATGTcaatattaaagccttaatgtacgatttctgtcaaattttaattttgttattctttatttaaaatgttgaaataatattagtaataactgccgggaagggtttctgtccattttaagttgaaataacaaggtaaagtgaaagaaactccactggttattttggccatttaacatgcagttctatgagaggacatattatcataatttataaattatgataatatgtcgaactttgctctgttgacctacaaagacaacaaattttgagcgccggcatccactactcaaaatattggccagcccatccattatgacacgatattggataggcaaaagacaaaatcctatcttttattctctaattattcatcttttttgtgataattttgttgtgtgcaaattgaggatgctatttaaatatattttatgtttaaattagccaaataatatgagttataccttacatttcatgataaaaagtttggtgaaaATCCCCTTGTCGGTTGTTAGTCTGTTTACTGATtatctaataccattttacaagtgtctaccccttgaaaagatgcaaacaagattttagatatatagcgccatcattgttcaacttttcttatatgactcagttttacatgccatcaaacaaccgcggattgtagacaagatatcatcgcAGCATCACCATCTACTGAAGACGCTATTCGAACTAGTGAaaaggtgagcgaaaaatagtgtagtgtcgaAGAGTTTACCAACCCACCTGGTAATACGaggttaaagtcccattcagtgatcccagcgaaagttaaaaaataaataacattgtttataaattgcttaaaagtgaatgataagtcaaccaaattgtcatttggtatttttgaaataaaaaatgtgcaaaaaatgaagaaaacagcagtattgacaaagttgaagctccattcaaatacatgtagctaatttatatactgtcagtgcatgaattacagattcatgtaaatatcttattttgttttaaatacacggTGTTCGACTGAACCACTTACAGGCTGTGTAAGcaaatctatgacaatgacaaaggtaccaaaatctgaattttgttgatttttacgatcgtccgcatgagcaaatcactgaatggggctatAAGAAATAGAGTTGTGCTGTTTGTTAGTTTCACTTTCAATCCTATTTCCCATCTTGTAGTCATTCTTACGGGCATCATCAGAGGGACTCTGAAagttcaataaaataaattatgaacaaagcaaaaactaaaacaaaagtaaaaaaaacaaaaaaaacgcgCCCATCTTTCATTTTGATTAAAGACTATATTTACTTTATCCACTGTCACCTTTTCAGGTCGTTGGAGCGTAAAGtttctttttaaaaattgtttataatacagggtgtcccaaaagtcacTTCACCATTTTGAACCATCATATCTCTTGCAAGTGTTATTGTAAGGAATATCCAAGTACACATTAAAAAGATGAAACTTACACAATTTTTCTGATTCCAAACATAGTTTGAAATAGTTTTCTTCTTCATTCAGAATGgtatttgatgtgtctgatgtactctcatgtcccacaaaaaataccactgctatccgatcccttaacaccATTTCCAAACTACCTAAATATTGAGTATTTCTTTTAGTTCATTTGCAACTCAGGTACCCTTTTTAAATCAAGGATATCAACTTTCAGTTGTAAAGTTTGCTTATGATGTTTACcaacttaaggaatcggatattaacgtttgcacagtcaATAACTAAGGTTCCATGTATCGGATCCAATTATGCACTTACGTTTCAGcaaccactgttgcctttgtcaacacttaatgagGTATGATTGCATCTACTAACAACCGACGCTAGAGGGATTTCCAGCGTTATTTTTTGGGTTGCCAGTCGGTTTTCCTTCTAGGGATTTTCTTGGTCCCTGCTGCAGAAACTCATCGAAAATGTGAGAAAGTTGGtactgcccctcgtctctgttcatattCGTACGCCCCATCTTTCTTATTTCTACAGCTTCCTTAATCCAGCGTTTGTATCTATCTTGCTCTGTGCCAATGACCTTAGCGCTCCCCCACCCAATGACGTGATTGACAACATGATCTGTTATAGCTGACTCGTGTGTGGCAGTTAAAGGTCATTGCTCAGACAACATCATAATCATTGGCAAgctattatgaggacaatgaaaatgactccttcttttgagaaaataagtcatttaaaattgatattcggcaaaaaccaactgtaagcggtgcgtttcttcgaacgagacagatttgacctagaaactacagtgatgtcatgatatgaatattgccagctttgagagaatggactgtcaacactctcaatgcacagaacgtatactgtttttgttatcagaaaaaaactctgagtcaagtattacaaatgtaatggtttttacacatataGATAAGAATAGGGCGCTTctttattaaatattaataaattgtgatattacaattcatatgtatatcaacttgaaGATGATAtagggcgggtattgaactgaaggcctacaGATAATAACATccctgctcttctccatctgactcattagctcagttggtagagcgtcggtccggtgatccgaaggtcccaggttcaaatcctggatggtcagtgaaatgtTGTCACTaactgtcatttatgtatgtggagtcTTGTTTTAAAAACCATAttgatgagaaatacttggactaaaaataaaacaataaattttaGATCAATTTCACCGTACGAGCTTAGAACTTGAGCATgacatatcaatattgtattaaTTATGCAACTAACCAATTTATATGGCCTGGACTAATCTTTTGTTGTCCCTTCCCAATTTCTCGTGTACAAGGTCGCGCATTAGGCACACATCAATAAACATCTTAATGTAATGTGCGTCATCAGTCTGCagcattggaaatcaatttcgcttcgaacgctgAAAAGCGAcgtacgagccagcattttaccaaAACAGTTTgtctttttttcaggagaaatacgaataaaaaaattgcaacgagtgtcaacttgtaatgtaatcatTATTCTCTTCGAAAGTAGTTacatttgtttttgcaatagatatgccctttaacgaCTCTTTGCTCCCTGCTCTGGTGACCACTGTGTTGCTGACTTTCTCCACTTCACATTTGTGTTCTTCTAATAGCGTTCCGAATTTCCTTCCTGTTTCACCAATATAAGACAAGTTACAGTTCTTGCAGGGGATCTTATACACTGCCTGAGTGGTGTTGCGAGAGTCCCGCTTATCTTTAGGATGGACCAGTTGCTTTCTGAGGGTGTTTGTGCGGTCTCATCGCTGTGGAGATATTATAGTTCTTCATTACTCTGGACACTCTTTCCGTGACACCCTCCACATATGGTAGACAAACCATGCCTTTACTCCTCTGTCATTTTGGCGCTTTCATTGGTTTAACGTTTTCAAATGTCCAACTAAGATAACCACAAGTTTGAAGGATTTCTGGATTTCTTTTCTTCTTCAACTCTATCCTCCTCTTCTGTCACTATAGTGTCATTTCTGTCGTACAACGATTGCAAGGCCATGACCCAAGTGTTTGGTGCAGAGGCTGTTGGGACTGGTAATTGATGTATTAGTCGGTGTGCGTTGGTTTGCGGTAGACCACGAGTGTAACCATCTTCTTTCCTGTCAATGTATCCAGAAAAGGTCACAAACCTTGCGTTTCTTGCTCAAAAGTAAATTTGATGGAGCCAGACTTATCAACCTGATTGATGTGGCTAGTCAACTGCTGAACGCCGTCTTACAACATCTATCACATCATCTACGTAACGAAGCCATAGCTTCGGTCTGCAGTCGAGGGGAGCTGTAACAGTACTAGCTTTCTCACATTTTCGATGAGTTTCTGCAGCAAGGACCAAGTAATCCCTagaaggaaaaccaactggcaacccaagaAATCACGCTGGAAATCCCTCGTGAAAACGTCGCTACCCGAGCCCTTAAAATATTTGATGTTTGACTTTCAAAGTTTAAATTCTCTCACTAGAGATCTGTCAAAAGGCAATTTAGTAACTGAGGTTTCAGCTACTTAAAGACCAGTGATGCTATCAATACTTTAATCGGGAGGGGCCACATCatcatttttggtgggtatgctccctctGAATTTTGAGGTGATGGGTCTTTCTGAGCTGCAGACTTTTAAAATCAAGGGTCGTTCttgctttctggttgaaaatc
Above is a genomic segment from Amphiura filiformis chromosome 10, Afil_fr2py, whole genome shotgun sequence containing:
- the LOC140162829 gene encoding uncharacterized protein, with the translated sequence MADTSTRPTIDFSSLVEVLQEGYQEAAIVQPGPPIEIFAQRAAPTVIFKPLQQTSGKYYYECKTHTGGYMQIGWADQNFKPKITEGKGVGDDAHSWAYDGYRCLKWHDNKKQQYGQKWKADDVIGIAVDVDAAKISFSLNGADLGIAFEGVTFKGGIYPCITLLRGERISLYFGLEGNPFCHKPSSGFVPLTITEDATSADTEFNKFSSHATVISMGLSEGSFSDSFAGEIMVTMMGRGLDYEKKKNALVGAGYDATLIKTELKEFDFASKLTHCDAIGLTRNEVLAIICYTLEKPPVYRYFNSDNRKGYAADGIDFPILWYLLKEACRKTLASFPKTERTKDLYRGTSVPFSASPGQIIRFGAFTSATQSKKVADEFQNQQNTTGTQFVITSKLGAPIKFLSAYPEEEEVLIPPYEAFEVVSVEGTARIFVKSAVPDELVDEYINGGGSVYGMKYLENKLEQLKLD